One genomic region from Cyclopterus lumpus isolate fCycLum1 chromosome 20, fCycLum1.pri, whole genome shotgun sequence encodes:
- the pfkpa gene encoding ATP-dependent 6-phosphofructokinase, platelet type isoform X6: MAKPESKKIFFENLSGAGKAIAVLTSGGDAQGMNAAVRAVVRMGLYVGAKVYFIHEGYQGMVDGGENIEEASWESVSSMLQVGGTVIGSARCKEFRSHEGRLKAALNLVQQGITNLCVIGGDGSLTGANLFREEWSGLLAELVEQGSIEADAVSKYSALHIVGMVGSIDNDFCGTDMTIGTDSALHRIIEVVDAIMTTAQSHQRTFVLEVMGRHCGYLALVSALACGADWVLIPEMPPEDGWEDKMCQKLSANRAGMKRLNILIVAEGAIDRSNRPITTDYIKDLVVKCLGFDTRVTILGHVQRGGTPSAFDRILASRMGVEAVLALLETTANTPACVVSLCGNQSVRLPLMECVQMTQEVQRAMDGKRFEEAVKLRGRSFENNLKTYKLLAHRKPESELPTSNFNVAVLNVGAPAAGMNAAVRSAVRVGISEGHKMFAVSDGFEGFYKGQIREIKWADVGGWTGQGGSLLGTKRTLPAKHVDKIAEQMREHNINALLIVGGFEAFLSLLELLTARGKYDEFCVPMVMVPATVSNNVPGSDLSIGADTALNAITATCDRIKQSASGTKRRVFIIETMGGYCGYLASVGGLAAGADAAYIFEEPFDIKDLQANVEHLTEKMKTSIQRGLVLRNENCNENYTTDFIYQLYSEEGRGVFDSRKNVLGHMQQGGAPSPFDRNFGTKISAKAMQWVTKKLVETFRHDEGRVFANTEDSCCLLGMRRRALVFQPVVQLKGETDFVHRIPKEQWWLKLRPLMKILAKYKTSYDVSDSGQLEHVVRNRPKESDASVAM, from the exons ATGGCGAAGCCAGAAAGCAAGAAGATATTCTTCGAGAACCTGTCGGGAGCGGGCAAAGCCATCGCGGTGCTGACGAGCGGAGGGGATGCTCAAG gtatGAATGCTGCTGTACGTGCCGTGGTTCGAATGGGGTTATATGTGGGAGCAAAAGTTTATTTCATTCATGAG ggATATCAGGGTATGGTGGACGGTGGGGAGAACATAGAGGAAGCCTCATGGGAAAGTGTCTCCAGCATGCTACAAGTG GGTGGGACTGTCATCGGCAGCGCCCGCTGTAAGGAGTTTCGCAGCCACGAGGGTCGCCTGAAGGCCGCCCTCAACCTGGTGCAGCAGGGCATCACCAACCTGTGCGTGATCGGTGGAGATGGCAGTCTGACGGGAGCCAACCTCTTCAGGGAGGAATGGAGCGGGCTGCTGGCAGAGTTGGTGGAGCAAG GCTCGATCGAGGCCGACGCCGTCTCAAAGTACTCGGCCCTTCACATCGTGGGGATGGTTGGCTCCATTGATAACGACTTCTGTGGGACCGACATGACGATCGGCACCGACTCCGCTCTGCACAGAATCATCGAAGTGGTGGACGCAATTATGACAACTGCACAGAG TCACCAGAGAACATTTGTGTTAGAGGTCATGGGCAGACATTGTGG CTACCTGGCCTTGGTGAGCGCCCTGGCTTGTGGAGCAGACTGGGTGTTGATCCCTGAGATGCCCCCAGAGGACGGCTGGGAGGACAAGATGTGTCAAAAACTGTCTGCG AACCGAGCAGGGATGAAAAGGCTGAATATCTTAATTGTAGCCGAAGGGGCGATTGATCGTAGCAACAGGCCCATTACTACTGACTATATCAAGGAT CTCGTCGTCAAATGCTTGGGCTTCGACACGCGAGTGACGATCCTCGGCCACGTGCAGAGAGGAGGGACCCCCTCGGCTTTTGACCGCATCCTG GCCAGTCGGATGGGTGTGGAGGCTGTCCTTGCACTTCTGGAGACCACCGCTAACACGCCAGCCTGTGTGGTCTCTCTGTGCGGTAACCAATCGGTGCGCCTGCCTCTGATGGAGTGTGTACAGATG acTCAAGAGGTCCAGAGGGCCATGGACGGGAAGCGGTTTGAGGAGGCTGTTAAGCTCCGGGGCAG GAGTTTTGAAAACAACCTGAAGACGTACAAACTGCTGGCTCACCGTAAACCAGAATCCGAACTGCCGACT AGCAACTTCAACGTGGCGGTGTTGAATGTCGGCGCCCCTGCGGCGGGCATGAATGCCGCCGTGCGTTCAGCTGTCAGGGTGGGCATCTCCGAGGGGCACAAGATGTTCGCCGTCAGTGATGGGTTTGAGGGGTTCTACAAAGGACAG ATTAGGGAGATTAAATGGGCTGATGTCGGAGGATGGACAGGACAAGGTGGATCTCTGTTGGGAACCAAAAG AACACTTCCTGCTAAGCATGTTGATAAAATTGCCGAGCAGATGCGAGAGCACAACATCAATGCTCTGCTAATTGTTGGTGGATTTGAG GCCTTCCTGTCACTGCTGGAATTGTTAACGGCGCGTGGGAAATATGACGAGTTCTGCGTGCCCATGGTCATGGTCCCAGCCACTGTCTCCAACAATGTGCCGGGCTCAGACCTCAGCATCGGCGCTGACACGGCTCTGAACGCCATCACTGCT ACTTGCGACCGCATCAAGCAGTCGGCCAGCGGGACCAAGAGGCGCGTGTTCATCATTGAGACCATGGGGGGCTACTGCGGCTACCTGGCCAGCGTGGGAGGTCTGGCGGCCGGAGCCGACGCCGCCTACATCTTCGAGGAGCCGTTTGACATCAAAGACCTGCAG GCCAACGTCGAGCATTTGACTGAGAAAATGAAGACCAGCATTCAAAGAGGTCTAGTCCTCAG gaatgAGAACTGTAATGAAAACTACACCACAGACTTTATCTACCAGCTGTACTCTGAAGAAGGGAGGGGGGTGTTCGACTCCAGGAAGAATGTGCTTGGACATATGCAGCAG GGAGGAGCGCCGTCTCCTTTCGACCGCAACTTCGGGACCAAGATCTCCGCCAAGGCGATGCAGTGGGTCACCAAGAAGCTGGTGGAGACATTCAGACATG ATGAAG GCCGAGTGTTCGCTAACACCGAGGACTCCTGCTGCCTGCTGGGGATGCGGCGCAGGGCTCTGGTCTTCCAGCCCGTTGTGCAACTCAAGGGCGAGACCGACTTTGT TCACAGGATCCCCAAGGAGCAGTGGTGGTTGAAGCTGCGTCCGCTGATGAAGATCCTGGCGAAGTACAAGACGAGCTACGACGTGTCGGACTCCGGTCAGCTGGAGCACGTCGTGCGCAACCGGCCCAAAGAGTCGGACGCTTCGGTCGCCATGTGA
- the pfkpa gene encoding ATP-dependent 6-phosphofructokinase, platelet type isoform X5 — protein MAKPESKKIFFENLSGAGKAIAVLTSGGDAQGMNAAVRAVVRMGLYVGAKVYFIHEGYQGMVDGGENIEEASWESVSSMLQVGGTVIGSARCKEFRSHEGRLKAALNLVQQGITNLCVIGGDGSLTGANLFREEWSGLLAELVEQGSIEADAVSKYSALHIVGMVGSIDNDFCGTDMTIGTDSALHRIIEVVDAIMTTAQSHQRTFVLEVMGRHCGYLALVSALACGADWVLIPEMPPEDGWEDKMCQKLSANRAGMKRLNILIVAEGAIDRSNRPITTDYIKDLVVKCLGFDTRVTILGHVQRGGTPSAFDRILASRMGVEAVLALLETTANTPACVVSLCGNQSVRLPLMECVQMTQEVQRAMDGKRFEEAVKLRGRSFENNLKTYKLLAHRKPESELPTSNFNVAVLNVGAPAAGMNAAVRSAVRVGISEGHKMFAVSDGFEGFYKGQIREIKWADVGGWTGQGGSLLGTKRTLPAKHVDKIAEQMREHNINALLIVGGFEAFESLLQLCEARATHEEFCVPMCMLPATISNNVPGTDLSIGADTALNAIVETCDRIKQSASGTKRRVFIIETMGGYCGYLASVGGLAAGADAAYIFEEPFDIKDLQANVEHLTEKMKTSIQRGLVLRNENCNENYTTDFIYQLYSEEGRGVFDSRKNVLGHMQQGGAPSPFDRNFGTKISAKAMQWVTKKLVETFRHDEGRVFANTEDSCCLLGMRRRALVFQPVVQLKGETDFVHRIPKEQWWLKLRPLMKILAKYKTSYDVSDSGQLEHVVRNRPKESDASVAM, from the exons ATGGCGAAGCCAGAAAGCAAGAAGATATTCTTCGAGAACCTGTCGGGAGCGGGCAAAGCCATCGCGGTGCTGACGAGCGGAGGGGATGCTCAAG gtatGAATGCTGCTGTACGTGCCGTGGTTCGAATGGGGTTATATGTGGGAGCAAAAGTTTATTTCATTCATGAG ggATATCAGGGTATGGTGGACGGTGGGGAGAACATAGAGGAAGCCTCATGGGAAAGTGTCTCCAGCATGCTACAAGTG GGTGGGACTGTCATCGGCAGCGCCCGCTGTAAGGAGTTTCGCAGCCACGAGGGTCGCCTGAAGGCCGCCCTCAACCTGGTGCAGCAGGGCATCACCAACCTGTGCGTGATCGGTGGAGATGGCAGTCTGACGGGAGCCAACCTCTTCAGGGAGGAATGGAGCGGGCTGCTGGCAGAGTTGGTGGAGCAAG GCTCGATCGAGGCCGACGCCGTCTCAAAGTACTCGGCCCTTCACATCGTGGGGATGGTTGGCTCCATTGATAACGACTTCTGTGGGACCGACATGACGATCGGCACCGACTCCGCTCTGCACAGAATCATCGAAGTGGTGGACGCAATTATGACAACTGCACAGAG TCACCAGAGAACATTTGTGTTAGAGGTCATGGGCAGACATTGTGG CTACCTGGCCTTGGTGAGCGCCCTGGCTTGTGGAGCAGACTGGGTGTTGATCCCTGAGATGCCCCCAGAGGACGGCTGGGAGGACAAGATGTGTCAAAAACTGTCTGCG AACCGAGCAGGGATGAAAAGGCTGAATATCTTAATTGTAGCCGAAGGGGCGATTGATCGTAGCAACAGGCCCATTACTACTGACTATATCAAGGAT CTCGTCGTCAAATGCTTGGGCTTCGACACGCGAGTGACGATCCTCGGCCACGTGCAGAGAGGAGGGACCCCCTCGGCTTTTGACCGCATCCTG GCCAGTCGGATGGGTGTGGAGGCTGTCCTTGCACTTCTGGAGACCACCGCTAACACGCCAGCCTGTGTGGTCTCTCTGTGCGGTAACCAATCGGTGCGCCTGCCTCTGATGGAGTGTGTACAGATG acTCAAGAGGTCCAGAGGGCCATGGACGGGAAGCGGTTTGAGGAGGCTGTTAAGCTCCGGGGCAG GAGTTTTGAAAACAACCTGAAGACGTACAAACTGCTGGCTCACCGTAAACCAGAATCCGAACTGCCGACT AGCAACTTCAACGTGGCGGTGTTGAATGTCGGCGCCCCTGCGGCGGGCATGAATGCCGCCGTGCGTTCAGCTGTCAGGGTGGGCATCTCCGAGGGGCACAAGATGTTCGCCGTCAGTGATGGGTTTGAGGGGTTCTACAAAGGACAG ATTAGGGAGATTAAATGGGCTGATGTCGGAGGATGGACAGGACAAGGTGGATCTCTGTTGGGAACCAAAAG AACACTTCCTGCTAAGCATGTTGATAAAATTGCCGAGCAGATGCGAGAGCACAACATCAATGCTCTGCTAATTGTTGGTGGATTTGAG GCCTTTGAGAGTCTGCTGCAGCTGTGCGAGGCTCGCGCGACCCACGAGGAGTTTTGCGTCCCGATGTGTATGCTGCCCGCCACCATAAGTAACAATGTGCCGGGCACAGATCTAAGTATCGGGGCGGACACGGCCCTCAATGCCATCGTGGAG ACTTGCGACCGCATCAAGCAGTCGGCCAGCGGGACCAAGAGGCGCGTGTTCATCATTGAGACCATGGGGGGCTACTGCGGCTACCTGGCCAGCGTGGGAGGTCTGGCGGCCGGAGCCGACGCCGCCTACATCTTCGAGGAGCCGTTTGACATCAAAGACCTGCAG GCCAACGTCGAGCATTTGACTGAGAAAATGAAGACCAGCATTCAAAGAGGTCTAGTCCTCAG gaatgAGAACTGTAATGAAAACTACACCACAGACTTTATCTACCAGCTGTACTCTGAAGAAGGGAGGGGGGTGTTCGACTCCAGGAAGAATGTGCTTGGACATATGCAGCAG GGAGGAGCGCCGTCTCCTTTCGACCGCAACTTCGGGACCAAGATCTCCGCCAAGGCGATGCAGTGGGTCACCAAGAAGCTGGTGGAGACATTCAGACATG ATGAAG GCCGAGTGTTCGCTAACACCGAGGACTCCTGCTGCCTGCTGGGGATGCGGCGCAGGGCTCTGGTCTTCCAGCCCGTTGTGCAACTCAAGGGCGAGACCGACTTTGT TCACAGGATCCCCAAGGAGCAGTGGTGGTTGAAGCTGCGTCCGCTGATGAAGATCCTGGCGAAGTACAAGACGAGCTACGACGTGTCGGACTCCGGTCAGCTGGAGCACGTCGTGCGCAACCGGCCCAAAGAGTCGGACGCTTCGGTCGCCATGTGA
- the pfkpa gene encoding ATP-dependent 6-phosphofructokinase, platelet type isoform X8, producing MAKPESKKIFFENLSGAGKAIAVLTSGGDAQGMNAAVRAVVRMGLYVGAKVYFIHEGYQGMVDGGENIEEASWESVSSMLQVGGTVIGSARCKEFRSHEGRLKAALNLVQQGITNLCVIGGDGSLTGANLFREEWSGLLAELVEQGSIEADAVSKYSALHIVGMVGSIDNDFCGTDMTIGTDSALHRIIEVVDAIMTTAQSHQRTFVLEVMGRHCGYLALVSALACGADWVLIPEMPPEDGWEDKMCQKLSANRAGMKRLNILIVAEGAIDRSNRPITTDYIKDLVVKCLGFDTRVTILGHVQRGGTPSAFDRILASRMGVEAVLALLETTANTPACVVSLCGNQSVRLPLMECVQMTQEVQRAMDGKRFEEAVKLRGRSFENNLKTYKLLAHRKPESELPTSNFNVAVLNVGAPAAGMNAAVRSAVRVGISEGHKMFAVSDGFEGFYKGQIREIKWADVGGWTGQGGSLLGTKRTLPAKHVDKIAEQMREHNINALLIVGGFEAFESLLQLCEARATHEEFCVPMCMLPATISNNVPGTDLSIGADTALNAIVETCDRIKQSASGTKRRVFIIETMGGYCGYLASVGGLAAGADAAYIFEEPFDIKDLQANVEHLTEKMKTSIQRGLVLRNENCNENYTTDFIYQLYSEEGRGVFDSRKNVLGHMQQGGAPSPFDRNFGTKISAKAMQWVTKKLVETFRHGRVFANTEDSCCLLGMRRRALVFQPVVQLKGETDFVHRIPKEQWWLKLRPLMKILAKYKTSYDVSDSGQLEHVVRNRPKESDASVAM from the exons ATGGCGAAGCCAGAAAGCAAGAAGATATTCTTCGAGAACCTGTCGGGAGCGGGCAAAGCCATCGCGGTGCTGACGAGCGGAGGGGATGCTCAAG gtatGAATGCTGCTGTACGTGCCGTGGTTCGAATGGGGTTATATGTGGGAGCAAAAGTTTATTTCATTCATGAG ggATATCAGGGTATGGTGGACGGTGGGGAGAACATAGAGGAAGCCTCATGGGAAAGTGTCTCCAGCATGCTACAAGTG GGTGGGACTGTCATCGGCAGCGCCCGCTGTAAGGAGTTTCGCAGCCACGAGGGTCGCCTGAAGGCCGCCCTCAACCTGGTGCAGCAGGGCATCACCAACCTGTGCGTGATCGGTGGAGATGGCAGTCTGACGGGAGCCAACCTCTTCAGGGAGGAATGGAGCGGGCTGCTGGCAGAGTTGGTGGAGCAAG GCTCGATCGAGGCCGACGCCGTCTCAAAGTACTCGGCCCTTCACATCGTGGGGATGGTTGGCTCCATTGATAACGACTTCTGTGGGACCGACATGACGATCGGCACCGACTCCGCTCTGCACAGAATCATCGAAGTGGTGGACGCAATTATGACAACTGCACAGAG TCACCAGAGAACATTTGTGTTAGAGGTCATGGGCAGACATTGTGG CTACCTGGCCTTGGTGAGCGCCCTGGCTTGTGGAGCAGACTGGGTGTTGATCCCTGAGATGCCCCCAGAGGACGGCTGGGAGGACAAGATGTGTCAAAAACTGTCTGCG AACCGAGCAGGGATGAAAAGGCTGAATATCTTAATTGTAGCCGAAGGGGCGATTGATCGTAGCAACAGGCCCATTACTACTGACTATATCAAGGAT CTCGTCGTCAAATGCTTGGGCTTCGACACGCGAGTGACGATCCTCGGCCACGTGCAGAGAGGAGGGACCCCCTCGGCTTTTGACCGCATCCTG GCCAGTCGGATGGGTGTGGAGGCTGTCCTTGCACTTCTGGAGACCACCGCTAACACGCCAGCCTGTGTGGTCTCTCTGTGCGGTAACCAATCGGTGCGCCTGCCTCTGATGGAGTGTGTACAGATG acTCAAGAGGTCCAGAGGGCCATGGACGGGAAGCGGTTTGAGGAGGCTGTTAAGCTCCGGGGCAG GAGTTTTGAAAACAACCTGAAGACGTACAAACTGCTGGCTCACCGTAAACCAGAATCCGAACTGCCGACT AGCAACTTCAACGTGGCGGTGTTGAATGTCGGCGCCCCTGCGGCGGGCATGAATGCCGCCGTGCGTTCAGCTGTCAGGGTGGGCATCTCCGAGGGGCACAAGATGTTCGCCGTCAGTGATGGGTTTGAGGGGTTCTACAAAGGACAG ATTAGGGAGATTAAATGGGCTGATGTCGGAGGATGGACAGGACAAGGTGGATCTCTGTTGGGAACCAAAAG AACACTTCCTGCTAAGCATGTTGATAAAATTGCCGAGCAGATGCGAGAGCACAACATCAATGCTCTGCTAATTGTTGGTGGATTTGAG GCCTTTGAGAGTCTGCTGCAGCTGTGCGAGGCTCGCGCGACCCACGAGGAGTTTTGCGTCCCGATGTGTATGCTGCCCGCCACCATAAGTAACAATGTGCCGGGCACAGATCTAAGTATCGGGGCGGACACGGCCCTCAATGCCATCGTGGAG ACTTGCGACCGCATCAAGCAGTCGGCCAGCGGGACCAAGAGGCGCGTGTTCATCATTGAGACCATGGGGGGCTACTGCGGCTACCTGGCCAGCGTGGGAGGTCTGGCGGCCGGAGCCGACGCCGCCTACATCTTCGAGGAGCCGTTTGACATCAAAGACCTGCAG GCCAACGTCGAGCATTTGACTGAGAAAATGAAGACCAGCATTCAAAGAGGTCTAGTCCTCAG gaatgAGAACTGTAATGAAAACTACACCACAGACTTTATCTACCAGCTGTACTCTGAAGAAGGGAGGGGGGTGTTCGACTCCAGGAAGAATGTGCTTGGACATATGCAGCAG GGAGGAGCGCCGTCTCCTTTCGACCGCAACTTCGGGACCAAGATCTCCGCCAAGGCGATGCAGTGGGTCACCAAGAAGCTGGTGGAGACATTCAGACATG GCCGAGTGTTCGCTAACACCGAGGACTCCTGCTGCCTGCTGGGGATGCGGCGCAGGGCTCTGGTCTTCCAGCCCGTTGTGCAACTCAAGGGCGAGACCGACTTTGT TCACAGGATCCCCAAGGAGCAGTGGTGGTTGAAGCTGCGTCCGCTGATGAAGATCCTGGCGAAGTACAAGACGAGCTACGACGTGTCGGACTCCGGTCAGCTGGAGCACGTCGTGCGCAACCGGCCCAAAGAGTCGGACGCTTCGGTCGCCATGTGA
- the pfkpa gene encoding ATP-dependent 6-phosphofructokinase, platelet type isoform X13, producing MAKPESKKIFFENLSGAGKAIAVLTSGGDAQGMNAAVRAVVRMGLYVGAKVYFIHEGYQGMVDGGENIEEASWESVSSMLQVGGTVIGSARCKEFRSHEGRLKAALNLVQQGITNLCVIGGDGSLTGANLFREEWSGLLAELVEQGSIEADAVSKYSALHIVGMVGSIDNDFCGTDMTIGTDSALHRIIEVVDAIMTTAQSHQRTFVLEVMGRHCGYLALVSALACGADWVLIPEMPPEDGWEDKMCQKLSANRAGMKRLNILIVAEGAIDRSNRPITTDYIKDLVVKCLGFDTRVTILGHVQRGGTPSAFDRILASRMGVEAVLALLETTANTPACVVSLCGNQSVRLPLMECVQMTQEVQRAMDGKRFEEAVKLRGRSFENNLKTYKLLAHRKPESELPTSNFNVAVLNVGAPAAGMNAAVRSAVRVGISEGHKMFAVSDGFEGFYKGQIREIKWADVGGWTGQGGSLLGTKRTLPAKHVDKIAEQMREHNINALLIVGGFETCDRIKQSASGTKRRVFIIETMGGYCGYLASVGGLAAGADAAYIFEEPFDIKDLQANVEHLTEKMKTSIQRGLVLRNENCNENYTTDFIYQLYSEEGRGVFDSRKNVLGHMQQGGAPSPFDRNFGTKISAKAMQWVTKKLVETFRHGRVFANTEDSCCLLGMRRRALVFQPVVQLKGETDFVHRIPKEQWWLKLRPLMKILAKYKTSYDVSDSGQLEHVVRNRPKESDASVAM from the exons ATGGCGAAGCCAGAAAGCAAGAAGATATTCTTCGAGAACCTGTCGGGAGCGGGCAAAGCCATCGCGGTGCTGACGAGCGGAGGGGATGCTCAAG gtatGAATGCTGCTGTACGTGCCGTGGTTCGAATGGGGTTATATGTGGGAGCAAAAGTTTATTTCATTCATGAG ggATATCAGGGTATGGTGGACGGTGGGGAGAACATAGAGGAAGCCTCATGGGAAAGTGTCTCCAGCATGCTACAAGTG GGTGGGACTGTCATCGGCAGCGCCCGCTGTAAGGAGTTTCGCAGCCACGAGGGTCGCCTGAAGGCCGCCCTCAACCTGGTGCAGCAGGGCATCACCAACCTGTGCGTGATCGGTGGAGATGGCAGTCTGACGGGAGCCAACCTCTTCAGGGAGGAATGGAGCGGGCTGCTGGCAGAGTTGGTGGAGCAAG GCTCGATCGAGGCCGACGCCGTCTCAAAGTACTCGGCCCTTCACATCGTGGGGATGGTTGGCTCCATTGATAACGACTTCTGTGGGACCGACATGACGATCGGCACCGACTCCGCTCTGCACAGAATCATCGAAGTGGTGGACGCAATTATGACAACTGCACAGAG TCACCAGAGAACATTTGTGTTAGAGGTCATGGGCAGACATTGTGG CTACCTGGCCTTGGTGAGCGCCCTGGCTTGTGGAGCAGACTGGGTGTTGATCCCTGAGATGCCCCCAGAGGACGGCTGGGAGGACAAGATGTGTCAAAAACTGTCTGCG AACCGAGCAGGGATGAAAAGGCTGAATATCTTAATTGTAGCCGAAGGGGCGATTGATCGTAGCAACAGGCCCATTACTACTGACTATATCAAGGAT CTCGTCGTCAAATGCTTGGGCTTCGACACGCGAGTGACGATCCTCGGCCACGTGCAGAGAGGAGGGACCCCCTCGGCTTTTGACCGCATCCTG GCCAGTCGGATGGGTGTGGAGGCTGTCCTTGCACTTCTGGAGACCACCGCTAACACGCCAGCCTGTGTGGTCTCTCTGTGCGGTAACCAATCGGTGCGCCTGCCTCTGATGGAGTGTGTACAGATG acTCAAGAGGTCCAGAGGGCCATGGACGGGAAGCGGTTTGAGGAGGCTGTTAAGCTCCGGGGCAG GAGTTTTGAAAACAACCTGAAGACGTACAAACTGCTGGCTCACCGTAAACCAGAATCCGAACTGCCGACT AGCAACTTCAACGTGGCGGTGTTGAATGTCGGCGCCCCTGCGGCGGGCATGAATGCCGCCGTGCGTTCAGCTGTCAGGGTGGGCATCTCCGAGGGGCACAAGATGTTCGCCGTCAGTGATGGGTTTGAGGGGTTCTACAAAGGACAG ATTAGGGAGATTAAATGGGCTGATGTCGGAGGATGGACAGGACAAGGTGGATCTCTGTTGGGAACCAAAAG AACACTTCCTGCTAAGCATGTTGATAAAATTGCCGAGCAGATGCGAGAGCACAACATCAATGCTCTGCTAATTGTTGGTGGATTTGAG ACTTGCGACCGCATCAAGCAGTCGGCCAGCGGGACCAAGAGGCGCGTGTTCATCATTGAGACCATGGGGGGCTACTGCGGCTACCTGGCCAGCGTGGGAGGTCTGGCGGCCGGAGCCGACGCCGCCTACATCTTCGAGGAGCCGTTTGACATCAAAGACCTGCAG GCCAACGTCGAGCATTTGACTGAGAAAATGAAGACCAGCATTCAAAGAGGTCTAGTCCTCAG gaatgAGAACTGTAATGAAAACTACACCACAGACTTTATCTACCAGCTGTACTCTGAAGAAGGGAGGGGGGTGTTCGACTCCAGGAAGAATGTGCTTGGACATATGCAGCAG GGAGGAGCGCCGTCTCCTTTCGACCGCAACTTCGGGACCAAGATCTCCGCCAAGGCGATGCAGTGGGTCACCAAGAAGCTGGTGGAGACATTCAGACATG GCCGAGTGTTCGCTAACACCGAGGACTCCTGCTGCCTGCTGGGGATGCGGCGCAGGGCTCTGGTCTTCCAGCCCGTTGTGCAACTCAAGGGCGAGACCGACTTTGT TCACAGGATCCCCAAGGAGCAGTGGTGGTTGAAGCTGCGTCCGCTGATGAAGATCCTGGCGAAGTACAAGACGAGCTACGACGTGTCGGACTCCGGTCAGCTGGAGCACGTCGTGCGCAACCGGCCCAAAGAGTCGGACGCTTCGGTCGCCATGTGA